CCGGTGGTCAACGCTTTGGGATCGCGGGAAGGATCGGCGACGGGTTGGTAGTCGTAATTGCGCAACGAGTCGAACTTGGGATTCTCACCCGGATAGGAATGCCCCACGATGATGAACTCGGGGACGGCTTTGTCGTACAACAGGTTTCCGTACATCCCGTTGACCAACGTGAAGTCCCAAAATCCGTCGAGGATGTAGAGCACGGGATAGCGTTTGGTCGGTTGGGACCCGTACGAATAAGGCAACCCCACCAGAAGCCGGTACTCCCGTCCGTTCGCGGACTTGGGAAGGTCCCTGATCTGCGAATTGCCCAACGAGTGAACCGGATAGACGGGATCGGCGGCCCAGCAAGCACAAGCCAACCCGACCAGGACGGACATCAACCGAGAATTGGAATTCATTTCCAAATGATAATCCTCATGATCTGGTCCGTGTGCCGCCCCTAGCGAAGAGGCTCCAACTCCTGCGGATCACCGCCACACACCACAGAGGCCCCCTCATCCCGAGTGGACAACAACAGACCGGGCATTGGGGTTGATGCACCGAAGCTCATCCCTCAAACGAGCGACATGGAGAATGGCATCTCCGGGCTTGGTGGCTCTGGCGGGTTTCGAGCAGTGTAGGCGGGCGATGCGCGGGAGGTCGCCCTTGCCCGCCCCCCCAGGGAGAGCGGGAGGGGAGGGGCACCTAGTCAATTCCTGTCAGAATGGAGTCCGTGACGTTCCTGGCAGAGGCGGCGAAGCTCCCGAAGGGACGACAAGTTCGGGGCGATCTGGAGCACCTCCTGGATGGCCGATCTGGCCTTGTCCAGCGCGCCTTTCTCGAGATCCTTCTGAAAGCCGGAAGCCACGAACGGCTCCCACGATTCCCACGCCGTGTGCAGGCGAATCGGCCATTCGAGCAGGACCACTTTCACATAGTAGGGATCTTTCCCCACCGGAGCCCGACCACAGCCGAGGATCCAGTCGGGAGTCTCGTGCAGAAGAGTCCCTCGCGCGGCGAAGTTCGTCCGGTACAGATCGAAATACCCCTTGGCGAACTCCAGGCGATGCTCCCACCGTTCCAGGCAATCCAGGTGCAGGCCGGTATCGCAATACTCGTACAGAAAATGTCCCGGAGGAAACGCCACATCGGACGTCGCGGCATAGGCCCGCCCATCGGTGAAACCTTGCCCGCACAGCGGACATTGGATCTGGATACTCATTGGGTCGATTCCTTCTGTGAGACGGAAAGAGATGCTGTCCAGCGACAAGTCAGGGGCACCCAGGATAAATATGTGCTCTCGAGCGGAACTGGCCGATCCTGGGCGAACATTCCCTGTCCGGATGGCCAGCTCCGGAAATCGTTGTTTCTATCGTTTTGACGATGCAAACACCCCGACTTCTTCGATTCTTCGCAATTCTTGTCGCTTCGGTCTGCCTGTGGTCCTCGGACTCCATTTCCGGATCCTGGCAAGCCACCGGCAAACCCCCAGGGTGGATCGTCGGGGGAGGGATGAACAACCCATACGTCAACGACATCGTGGTCAGTGGATCCAGCCTCCTGGCGAGCGCCTACAACAAGATATACCGCTCTCGGGACTCAGGCGCCACTTGGACCTTGCTGAACACGCGATTCGATACGACTTCGTACAAAGTGAACGACCTATTTGTCTGGCAGGGGATGGTCTACGCAGCCACCCCCAGAGGAATCTATCGGTCTCTCGATTCGGGAACCACCTGGAGCAAGTCCGGATTGGGCCTCCAGACGCGGTACATCTCCACTCTCACCAGCGGACAAGACTACCTGTTCGCCACCGGCGATACCGCCTGGGTGTCGAGCGATTCCGGCAAGACCTGGCGCTATTTGCAGACAGATCCTGACGTGATGCTGCGCGGCATCCATCTGATCGACGGAGTTCTCTATGCCGCCACAGCCGATGAATTCTATCGGAGCACGGACGGAGGGACGCACTGGGAATTCTCCAACTACCCCTCCAACTCGAGAAGCCCCCTCGAGTACGTTCCGTTCGGCGGATCCGTTTTCGCCACCACCCTGCACACCCCTGTCTACAGTCGAGACAAAGGCGACACATGGAACGCCATCGAGGTGGATGCCGCCACCTCGCCCTGGGTCCTGACGCTCCAACCGACCAACACAGTCCTGTATGCGGGAACGTACGAGGACGGGGTCTACGAATCCAACGCCTCCGGTCTTTCCTGGAGCTTCTCGGGGATCCCGAACGGCAAGATCTCCACGATGGCCATCCTGGGCGACCGACTGTTCGCCGCCGAGGATGCGGACTGGATGTTTTGGACGCGCCTTCCCCCCGGAACATCGCTGAAGCCACGCGCAGGGTCACCCCAGCGAAACGCCTTCGTTCACCGCGACGCTGCGGGGAATTGGATGCTGGAACTGCATCAGGAACGCCCCTGTGCGATCCACATCACGCAGGTGGAGTTGTCCGGCCAAGTTCGCACGCTCTGGTCCGGCCAGATGGAATCCGGCGAGCACTCGATCCCGCTGGAGACCCCATCGAGCCAGCGTGGCGTGAGCCTCCTTCAGATCCGGTTCGAAGACGGCCGGAACCTCTCGATCCCGGCGGTCTCGTTTCCGCGGTAGCCCTCAAGATCGGTCACTTCCTGTCCGACTCCTGCTGCCCGAACACGTCCTCCACGGGTTTGCGGAGCAGGGATTTTTCGGGGGCGGTGAGAAGAGGGTCGGGAGCGTAGGACATGGCCGCGTGCAACAGCGCGTCGCAGGCTTGTCTCCATTTGGGAAGAAGGGAAACCCCATCATCCTCCTCGTCGTCGTCGTCCTCGTCCCTCTCGTCGATTTCAAAAGCCGCATCACCGGCAAGCTCCTTGGCCCGAGCATGGAACAGCGCATACACCACACTCAATCCTTCCCCGATGGGCGAACTGTATTTGCCATCGGTGAAGGCACTCTTCAAAACCGTTCCACAGGCAACGACTTCCGGTATTCCCCCGTAGATCTGAGGGGCGCTGCACTTGCGCCAAACCTGGTCGTAGATTTGGTCTGACGCGGACAAGTCGTATCCCGAGAGCTGATCGACCTGTTCTTCGGTGAGGCGGCGGGTGTATTCCAAAATCTGACAGATCCCGTCTCCGTTCTCGCCAAAGAGGTTCGCGACCGGTAGCTCTTCCAAAATGCGCACGCCGCAGGTCCTGGTGTACCCCGCGTCTTTTCTGATGCCATCCATCAGATGGGTTTCAGCGGTGGGATTCAGCACCTGCACCCAAAACAGCCTGCCCGGCCATCTCGTCACCAGCACATCCTGGACGCGATGCACCACCGCGATCCACGGTGGAGCCTGGGTTGGATGGATGATCTCCTCCCCCACCTTGGCGCCCGAGAACATGCCCCCGTCCTCATGTGAGCGGTACACATACCCCTGGATGACGACGGAGGGATGGCTCGGCGGAGTGGATTCGGACCCAAGATCCGGCATATTCCCCCGTTCGCGACTCTCGGCAACAAGACGAAGAAAGGCCAGCCTTCGGTTGCAGTCAGGGCAGAACATGTCCTTACCAATGGTTCCGGGCACAGCTCGAACGAATTCCATGGTCTCTAAACCGATTTGTGTTCCCTGTGGAAGTCCGAAGTAGGTGGGATCCGTGGAGCCAAAATCGACCATGCAGAAATTGCAAAGAAGGACCTCGAAGCTGCCTCCAAGAATTCTCATGATCTGATACGTATGCCTCCCCTCGCGAAGATGCTCCAACTCCTGCGGATCACCGCCGCACTCCACACAAGGCCCCACCTCCCGCAATTCGAGTGGACCGTAACAGACTGGACACTGGGGTTGATGCACTGAGGCTCCTTCGTCCGACTGGCGGCTTAGCAATGATGGATGGCTTTTCCATCCATCAAAGGATACTGATAATAATATGGCAATGTTTACGTAGCGCCGATTTGTAAAACTTAAGGATATCGGCAACAGCCTCTTTGAACTCGCCCACCAATTGTTCTTTACTGTCGTTTTCGATTCCTCCCGGATAAATTTTAAGTTTCTTCATGCGTTTTGGCACAAAATCAGCCGCCAGCCGTTCAAAATCAATATTCTTCATTGCAGTAATAATCTCCGACAGCTCTTCATTTTCAATGCAAGTAATGAAGTCTGCGTCCTCATCGTCGTCGTTAAAGACATGAACACCGACAACGGCTTCGCTTAATTTATTCCCTTCTATCGGCTCAGCTGCGGAAACACCTGTTAAAAAATAGTGGAGCGCATCCCAAATCTTATCAATAGTGATAGATTTGAAAACATTGCTCTCCTCAAGCTCCATCAGCCGATCCGTCAAATCATCGCTATTTAGCTCCATCAGAGAATTCAGTGTATCCTCATCAATCATCATGTATTCGGCAATCATTCCCATTGGCATCTTCTCCGATATTTTGAGTTGTATTGCGCCAATCTTGTACCCGAGGCAATCCTTATCAAGAGTCAAAGGGGAAGTTCTCGTGATTGCGCAGGGATCAAACGTAGTCCGGGAAGCGAGTGGTGGCTCTGGCCTTGGCGGCTATTGCGGGGCGGAGTCGGTCAGGGAGACGATGCTGCCTGCGCTCCAGGAGCAAAGGGCCAGGTAAGATCCGTTTGGAGAATACTCCACGTCTGCAGGGAAGGCGATGGCGTAATCTCTCACCCTGCTCCCCGTGGCTGCATCAAGGACGGCGGCACCGGACGCTTGGGTGACGGCCAGATGCCTGCCATCACCAGACCATGCGATTCCCAACCCCGAGCCCGCGAAGCTGCTCCAACTGCTGGGGCTCACCGCAGCATGGAACGGATTCTGGCGAGACTGGAATCGTGGATGGGTCTCAACGTCCTGTACGACAAGACGCGCACGGAATCGGAATCCTGGTTCGAACGGCTCGGGAATTTCACCACGGTCAGCAGGTGGAGATCCAGCTCCATCGCGTTGCGCTTCGCGTAGTGGTAGCGCAGAAGGTCGATGCCGGAAACAGGAAAATTCCAAGTGGTGTCGCGAGCCACTTTCACCGGCCCGAAAAGGGATTGGACGTTCCCTTTCCGATCCTGCAGGGTGCATTGAACCAGCTCTTCGGGATCTTCGCTGCGGACGGATATTGTCAGAATCGAATCCGACGCGACGGAATCCGTGAGGTCGGAAAAAACGCTGGTATCCACCGGCGATTTGATTTTCCAGCCTCGTACGGCTTCCC
This DNA window, taken from Fibrobacterota bacterium, encodes the following:
- a CDS encoding YfbM family protein, with amino-acid sequence MIAEYMMIDEDTLNSLMELNSDDLTDRLMELEESNVFKSITIDKIWDALHYFLTGVSAAEPIEGNKLSEAVVGVHVFNDDDEDADFITCIENEELSEIITAMKNIDFERLAADFVPKRMKKLKIYPGGIENDSKEQLVGEFKEAVADILKFYKSALRKHCHIIISIL